A single window of Streptomyces cathayae DNA harbors:
- a CDS encoding BlaI/MecI/CopY family transcriptional regulator: MTRVWKWNRPVTVREVLEDLQKERSIAYTTVMTVLDNLHQKGWVRREAEGRAYRYEAVSTRAAYAAALMNEAWSQSDNGAAALVAFFGMMSEEQRQSLRDAVRVVGLPETTEQPRPAEQPRPAEQPGSVPRSGPAEPPGENPASAEGRSGR; encoded by the coding sequence ATGACGCGGGTGTGGAAGTGGAACCGCCCGGTGACCGTTCGGGAAGTCCTGGAAGATCTGCAGAAGGAACGGTCCATCGCGTACACCACGGTGATGACCGTTCTGGACAATCTCCATCAGAAGGGCTGGGTGCGCCGTGAGGCGGAAGGCCGGGCCTATCGATATGAGGCGGTCTCCACCCGCGCCGCCTACGCCGCCGCGCTGATGAACGAGGCGTGGTCGCAGAGCGACAACGGGGCCGCCGCACTCGTCGCCTTCTTCGGCATGATGAGCGAGGAACAGCGTCAGTCCCTCCGGGACGCGGTACGCGTTGTCGGGCTGCCGGAAACGACGGAACAACCCCGCCCGGCCGAACAACCCCGCCCGGCCGAACAACCCGGATCCGTTCCACGATCCGGCCCGGCGGAACCCCCGGGTGAGAACCCCGCCTCCGCAGAGGGCCGCAGCGGGCGATAG
- a CDS encoding type III pantothenate kinase: protein MLLTIDVGNTHTVLGLFDGEDIVEHWRISTDPRRTADEFAVLLQGLMGMHPLLGDELGDGIDGIAICATVPSVLHELREVTRRYYGDVPAVLVEPGVKTGVPIQFDHPKEVGADRIINAVAANELYGGPAIVVDFGTATTFDAISVRGEYVGGVIAPGIEISVEALGVRAAQLRKIEVARPRSVIGKNTVEAMQSGIVYGFAGQVDGVARRMARELSDDPEQVTVIATGGLAPMVLGESEVIDEHEPWLTLIGLRLVYERNVSRM, encoded by the coding sequence ATGCTGCTGACGATCGACGTGGGCAACACGCACACCGTCCTGGGTCTGTTCGACGGCGAGGACATCGTCGAACACTGGCGGATCTCCACCGATCCGCGCCGCACGGCCGACGAGTTCGCGGTCCTGCTCCAGGGCCTGATGGGCATGCACCCCCTGCTCGGCGACGAACTGGGGGACGGTATCGACGGCATCGCCATCTGCGCGACGGTCCCCTCCGTCCTGCACGAACTCCGTGAGGTGACCCGCCGCTACTACGGCGACGTGCCCGCGGTACTGGTCGAGCCGGGCGTGAAGACGGGCGTGCCGATCCAGTTCGACCACCCCAAGGAGGTCGGCGCCGACCGCATCATCAACGCGGTCGCGGCGAACGAGCTCTACGGCGGTCCGGCGATCGTCGTCGACTTCGGCACCGCCACCACCTTCGACGCGATCTCGGTGCGCGGGGAGTACGTCGGCGGGGTCATCGCCCCCGGCATCGAGATCTCGGTGGAGGCCCTCGGGGTCAGGGCCGCGCAACTGCGCAAGATCGAGGTGGCGCGGCCCCGGAGCGTGATCGGCAAGAACACGGTCGAGGCGATGCAGTCCGGCATCGTCTACGGCTTCGCCGGCCAGGTGGACGGTGTGGCCCGCCGGATGGCCCGTGAGCTCTCCGACGACCCCGAGCAGGTGACCGTCATCGCGACGGGCGGACTGGCGCCGATGGTCCTGGGCGAGAGCGAGGTCATCGACGAGCACGAGCCCTGGCTGACCCTCATCGGCCTGCGCCTGGTCTACGAACGGAACGTGTCGCGGATGTGA
- the nadC gene encoding carboxylating nicotinate-nucleotide diphosphorylase — translation MTTPDLPLAPSGGCGDGCACGEAPDGYDSYDDYTECGLDPALAQLLADSGLDPVEVEDIAQVAIQEDLAGGVDVTTVATIPEDAVATADFTAREAGVVAGLRIAEAVMSVVCTSEFEVERHVEDGDRVEAGDKLLSVTARTRDLLTAERSALNLLCRLSGIATATRAWADALEGTRAEVRDTRKTTPGLRSLEKFAVRCGGGVNHRMSLSDAALVKDNHVVAAGGVAQAFQAVRERFPDVPIEVEVDTLHQLREVVDAGADLILLDNFTPGECEEAVAVVAGRAALEASGRLTLGNAKAYAGTGVDYLAVGALTHSSPILDIGLDLRAAE, via the coding sequence GTGACCACCCCAGATCTTCCCCTCGCCCCGTCCGGTGGCTGCGGTGACGGCTGCGCTTGCGGCGAAGCCCCCGACGGATACGACAGCTATGACGATTACACGGAGTGCGGCCTCGACCCCGCGCTCGCCCAGCTCCTGGCCGATTCCGGTCTGGACCCGGTGGAGGTCGAGGACATCGCCCAGGTCGCCATCCAGGAGGACCTGGCGGGCGGTGTGGACGTGACGACGGTCGCGACCATCCCGGAGGACGCCGTCGCCACCGCCGACTTCACCGCGCGGGAAGCGGGCGTCGTGGCGGGCCTGAGGATCGCCGAGGCCGTCATGTCGGTGGTCTGCACGTCGGAGTTCGAGGTTGAACGGCACGTGGAGGACGGCGACCGGGTGGAGGCCGGTGACAAGCTGCTCTCCGTCACCGCCCGCACCCGGGACCTCCTCACGGCGGAGCGCAGCGCCCTGAACCTCCTGTGCCGTCTGTCGGGCATCGCGACGGCCACGCGCGCGTGGGCGGACGCCCTGGAGGGCACCCGGGCCGAGGTCCGCGACACCCGCAAGACCACCCCGGGCCTGCGTTCCCTGGAGAAGTTCGCCGTGCGCTGCGGCGGCGGCGTCAACCACCGCATGTCGCTCTCCGACGCGGCCCTGGTCAAGGACAACCACGTCGTCGCCGCGGGCGGTGTCGCCCAGGCCTTCCAGGCGGTCCGGGAGCGCTTCCCCGACGTACCGATCGAGGTCGAGGTCGACACCCTGCACCAGCTCCGTGAGGTCGTGGACGCCGGCGCCGACCTGATCCTGCTGGACAACTTCACGCCCGGTGAGTGCGAGGAGGCCGTGGCCGTCGTCGCCGGCCGGGCAGCGCTGGAGGCGTCCGGCCGGCTCACCCTCGGCAACGCCAAGGCGTACGCCGGCACGGGAGTCGACTACCTCGCCGTGGGAGCCCTCACCCACTCCTCGCCGATCCTGGACATCGGCCTGGACCTGCGGGCAGCGGAGTAG
- a CDS encoding L-aspartate oxidase has translation MTSTGIRLHAPAPGWSIDADVVVVGSGVAGLTAALRCEAAGLTTVVVTKARLDDGSTRWAQGGIAAALGEGDTPEQHRDDTLVAGAGLCDEEAVRLLVTEGPDAVRRLIATGAHFDESSEGGLELTREGGHHRRRIAHAGGDATGAEISRALVEAVRAAGTRTIENALVLDLLTDAEGRTAGVTLHVMGEGQHDGVGAVHAPAVVLATGGMGQVFSATTNPSVSTGDGVALALRAGAEVSDLEFVQFHPTVLFLGPDAEGQQPLVSEAVRGEGAHLVDADGVRFMTGQHELAELAPRDIVAKGIMRRMRERDAEHMYLDARHFGAEMWEHRFPTILAACRAHGIDPVTEPVPVAPAAHYASGGVRTDSRGRTTVPGLYACGEVACTGVHGANRLASNSLLEGLVYAERIVADIAASRTGDTLHARVPQPLPQAGRPRHPLLPPEARFTIQRIMTRGAGVLRSADSLDRAADGLRRLHADARDALDENGKTAEPGVDTWEATNLLCVARVLVAAARQREETRGCHWREDRPERDDTAWRRHIVVRLNPDRTLAAHTTDTTDFPPTLPLQAPQEQ, from the coding sequence GTGACCAGCACCGGCATACGACTGCACGCGCCCGCGCCCGGGTGGTCCATCGACGCCGACGTCGTGGTCGTCGGCTCCGGTGTCGCCGGACTGACCGCGGCGCTGCGCTGCGAGGCCGCCGGACTGACCACCGTCGTGGTCACCAAGGCCCGGCTCGACGACGGCTCCACCCGCTGGGCCCAGGGCGGCATCGCCGCCGCCCTGGGCGAGGGCGACACCCCCGAGCAGCACCGGGACGACACCCTGGTGGCCGGCGCGGGCCTGTGCGACGAGGAAGCGGTCCGCCTCCTCGTCACCGAGGGCCCCGACGCGGTACGCCGTCTCATCGCCACCGGCGCCCACTTCGACGAGTCCTCCGAGGGCGGCCTGGAACTGACCCGGGAGGGCGGTCACCACCGCCGGCGCATCGCGCACGCGGGCGGGGACGCCACCGGCGCGGAGATCTCCCGCGCGCTGGTGGAGGCCGTGCGCGCGGCCGGAACGCGCACCATCGAGAACGCGCTCGTCCTGGACCTGCTGACGGACGCCGAGGGCCGCACTGCGGGTGTGACCCTGCACGTCATGGGGGAGGGCCAGCACGACGGCGTGGGGGCCGTGCACGCCCCCGCGGTGGTGCTCGCGACCGGTGGCATGGGCCAGGTGTTCAGCGCGACCACGAACCCCTCCGTCTCCACCGGCGACGGTGTGGCGCTGGCCCTGCGCGCGGGCGCCGAGGTCAGCGACCTCGAGTTCGTCCAGTTCCACCCGACCGTCCTGTTCCTCGGCCCCGACGCGGAGGGCCAGCAGCCCCTGGTCTCCGAGGCGGTACGCGGCGAGGGCGCCCACCTGGTCGACGCCGACGGCGTGCGCTTCATGACGGGGCAGCACGAGCTTGCCGAACTCGCCCCGCGCGACATCGTCGCCAAGGGCATCATGCGCCGGATGCGGGAGCGGGACGCCGAGCACATGTACCTCGACGCCCGCCACTTCGGTGCCGAGATGTGGGAGCACCGCTTCCCGACGATCCTCGCCGCCTGCCGCGCCCACGGCATCGACCCGGTCACCGAGCCCGTCCCGGTCGCCCCGGCCGCCCACTACGCCTCCGGCGGCGTCCGCACCGACTCCCGGGGCCGCACCACCGTCCCCGGTCTGTACGCGTGCGGGGAGGTCGCCTGCACCGGCGTGCACGGCGCCAACCGGCTCGCCTCCAACTCCCTCCTGGAGGGCCTGGTCTACGCCGAGCGCATCGTCGCCGACATCGCCGCGAGCCGGACCGGGGACACCCTCCACGCGCGCGTGCCCCAGCCCCTCCCGCAGGCCGGCCGCCCCCGGCACCCCCTGCTCCCCCCGGAGGCCCGCTTCACCATCCAGCGGATCATGACCCGGGGCGCCGGTGTGCTGCGCTCCGCCGACTCGCTCGACCGGGCCGCCGACGGGCTCCGGCGGCTGCACGCCGACGCCCGCGACGCCCTCGACGAGAACGGCAAGACCGCCGAGCCCGGCGTCGACACCTGGGAGGCCACCAACCTCCTGTGCGTGGCCCGCGTCCTGGTCGCCGCCGCGCGGCAGCGCGAGGAGACCCGCGGCTGCCACTGGCGCGAGGACCGGCCCGAGCGCGACGACACCGCCTGGCGCCGGCACATCGTCGTACGGCTGAATCCGGACCGCACGCTGGCGGCGCACACCACCGACACCACAGACTTCCCCCCGACCCTCCCCCTTCAGGCCCCTCAGGAGCAGTGA
- the panC gene encoding pantoate--beta-alanine ligase → MTTTLLRTAGELHARARTGRRAVVMTMGALHEGHATLIRAARDLVGADGEVVTTVFVNPLQFGEGEDLDRYPRTLDADLDVAGRAGADAVFAPSADEVYPGGEPQVRISAGPMGERLEGATRPGHFDGMLTVVAKLLHLTRPDVALYGQKDAQQLALIRRMVRDLNFGVDIVAVPTVREEDGLALSSRNRYLSAAERRTALALSGALFAGRDRHAAQEALRARAREVPSTHARAEALNALGESRAAADAHAVATAAGPAAVLAAARQVLDGAARLTPPLTLDYLALVDPSDFTGIGADFTGEAVLAVAARVGTTRLIDNLPLTFGTLGATS, encoded by the coding sequence ATGACGACCACCCTGCTGCGCACCGCCGGGGAACTGCACGCACGCGCGCGCACGGGCCGCCGCGCCGTGGTGATGACCATGGGCGCCCTGCACGAGGGCCACGCCACCCTGATCCGCGCCGCCCGCGACCTCGTGGGCGCCGACGGCGAGGTGGTGACCACCGTCTTCGTCAACCCGCTGCAGTTCGGCGAGGGCGAGGACCTCGACCGGTACCCGCGCACCCTGGACGCCGACCTCGACGTCGCCGGGCGGGCGGGCGCCGACGCCGTCTTCGCCCCGTCGGCCGACGAGGTCTACCCGGGCGGCGAGCCCCAGGTCCGGATCAGCGCCGGCCCCATGGGCGAACGCCTGGAGGGCGCCACCCGCCCCGGTCACTTCGACGGCATGCTCACCGTCGTCGCCAAACTGCTGCACCTCACGCGCCCCGACGTCGCCCTGTACGGCCAGAAGGACGCCCAGCAGCTCGCCCTGATCCGCCGCATGGTGCGCGACCTGAACTTCGGCGTCGACATCGTCGCGGTCCCCACCGTCCGCGAGGAGGACGGACTGGCCCTGTCCAGCCGCAACCGCTACCTCTCCGCCGCGGAGCGGCGCACCGCCCTCGCGCTGTCCGGCGCGCTGTTCGCCGGCCGGGACCGGCACGCCGCGCAGGAGGCACTGCGCGCGCGGGCCCGCGAAGTGCCCTCCACGCACGCGCGGGCCGAGGCGCTCAACGCGCTGGGCGAGTCCCGCGCGGCGGCCGACGCGCACGCCGTCGCCACGGCGGCCGGCCCGGCGGCCGTCCTCGCCGCCGCCCGCCAGGTCCTCGACGGGGCAGCCCGCCTCACCCCGCCGCTCACCCTGGACTACCTGGCCCTGGTCGACCCCTCGGACTTCACCGGGATCGGCGCCGACTTCACCGGCGAGGCCGTCCTCGCGGTGGCCGCCCGGGTCGGGACGACCCGCCTGATCGACAACCTCCCCCTGACCTTCGGCACCCTCGGAGCCACCTCGTGA
- a CDS encoding Rossmann-like and DUF2520 domain-containing protein, with product MNTAPQPDPRDRPARLTVGVVGAGRVGPALAASLRLAGHRPVAVSAVSAASRGRAEQLLPGVPVVPPAEVLARAELVLLTVPDDALPELVSGLAGTGAVRPGQLLVHTSGRYGAKVLDPALRAGALPLALHPAMTFTGTPVDVQRLAGCSFGVTAPGELRLAAEALVIEMGGEPEWIAEENRPLYHAALALGANHLVTLVAQSLELLRTAGVEAPDRMLGPLLGAALDNALRSGDAALTGPVARGDAGTVSAHVAELRRHAPQAVAGYLAMARATADRALAHGLLKPELAEDLLGVLAGGTTDTTGGTGAPGEGDGEGDGGGESR from the coding sequence GTGAACACAGCCCCACAACCGGATCCCAGGGACCGCCCCGCGCGGCTCACCGTCGGCGTCGTCGGCGCCGGGCGGGTGGGCCCGGCCCTGGCCGCGTCCCTCCGACTCGCCGGACACCGACCGGTGGCCGTCTCCGCCGTCTCCGCCGCGTCCAGGGGGCGGGCCGAGCAACTGCTCCCCGGCGTACCGGTGGTCCCGCCCGCCGAGGTGCTGGCGCGGGCCGAGCTGGTGCTGCTGACCGTCCCGGACGACGCGCTGCCCGAGCTGGTCTCCGGACTCGCCGGGACGGGGGCGGTGCGGCCGGGCCAACTCCTCGTGCACACCTCCGGGCGGTACGGCGCGAAGGTGCTGGACCCCGCCCTGCGGGCCGGGGCGCTGCCGCTGGCCCTGCACCCGGCGATGACGTTCACCGGCACCCCCGTGGACGTGCAGCGGCTCGCCGGGTGCTCCTTCGGCGTGACGGCGCCCGGGGAGCTGCGGCTGGCCGCCGAGGCGCTGGTGATCGAGATGGGCGGCGAACCGGAGTGGATCGCCGAGGAGAACCGCCCGCTCTACCACGCGGCCCTCGCCCTGGGCGCCAACCACCTGGTCACCCTGGTCGCGCAGTCCCTGGAACTGCTGCGCACCGCCGGGGTCGAGGCACCCGACCGGATGCTCGGCCCGCTGCTCGGCGCGGCCCTGGACAACGCCCTGCGCTCCGGCGACGCGGCCCTCACCGGCCCCGTCGCGCGCGGTGACGCCGGCACCGTCTCCGCGCACGTCGCCGAGTTGCGGCGGCACGCCCCGCAGGCCGTCGCCGGCTACCTGGCGATGGCCCGCGCGACCGCGGACCGCGCCCTCGCCCACGGCCTGCTGAAGCCGGAGCTCGCCGAGGACCTGCTCGGGGTACTCGCCGGCGGGACGACGGACACCACCGGCGGCACGGGAGCCCCCGGCGAAGGCGACGGCGAAGGCGACGGCGGAGGGGAATCCCGATGA
- a CDS encoding threonine aldolase family protein, translating to MGDTADNGMAPAEQDERRTGGEGHRELRERRVAAYRAAPRVLARPGFLGTLRERLALLAEADGRYDLDEASDLYGDGVVEALEERVAGLLGTEAAAFFPTGTMAQQVALRCWAGRTGSPVVALHGLSHPEVHERNAFSRVAGLRPVRVTSEPRTPTAAEVRDFDEPFGALMLELPLRDAGFLLPTWEELTEVVAAAREREAVVHFDGARLWECVVHFGRPLDEIAGLADSVYVSFYKSLDGFGGAALAGPGALVAEAKAWRHRYGGTAFQQFPTALSALIGLERELPRLPEYVTHARVVAAALREGLATAGVPWARVHPEVPHTHDFQVWLPYDAETLAQSAIRTAEETGTMLFANGWDQRGPGLALTEVYVRAAGLEWTPDDVRTAAAEFVNRLTETVPTPGTAGG from the coding sequence ATGGGTGATACGGCGGACAACGGCATGGCACCAGCGGAACAGGACGAGCGGCGCACCGGTGGGGAGGGGCACCGCGAGCTCCGCGAACGGCGGGTCGCCGCCTATCGCGCCGCCCCGCGCGTCCTCGCCCGCCCCGGGTTCCTGGGCACGCTCCGGGAACGGCTGGCGCTGCTGGCGGAGGCGGACGGCCGGTACGACCTGGACGAGGCGTCCGACCTGTACGGCGACGGTGTCGTCGAGGCGCTGGAGGAGCGGGTCGCCGGGCTCCTCGGCACCGAGGCGGCCGCGTTCTTCCCGACCGGCACGATGGCCCAGCAGGTGGCGCTGCGCTGCTGGGCGGGCCGTACCGGCAGTCCCGTCGTCGCCCTGCACGGGCTCAGCCACCCCGAGGTCCACGAGCGGAACGCGTTCAGCCGGGTCGCCGGGCTGCGTCCGGTGCGGGTGACGAGCGAGCCCAGGACGCCGACCGCCGCCGAGGTGCGGGACTTCGATGAGCCCTTCGGCGCGCTGATGCTGGAGCTCCCCCTCCGGGACGCCGGTTTCCTGCTGCCCACCTGGGAGGAGCTCACCGAGGTGGTGGCCGCCGCGCGGGAACGCGAGGCCGTGGTGCACTTCGACGGGGCCCGGCTGTGGGAGTGCGTCGTCCACTTCGGCCGGCCGCTGGACGAGATCGCCGGCCTGGCGGACAGCGTCTACGTGTCGTTCTACAAGTCGCTCGACGGCTTCGGCGGCGCGGCCCTCGCCGGTCCCGGGGCGCTGGTGGCGGAGGCGAAGGCCTGGCGGCACCGGTACGGCGGCACCGCCTTCCAGCAGTTCCCGACCGCGCTGTCGGCCCTGATCGGTCTGGAGCGGGAGCTGCCCCGGCTGCCGGAGTACGTCACCCACGCGCGGGTGGTGGCCGCCGCGCTGCGCGAGGGCCTGGCCACGGCCGGGGTGCCGTGGGCCCGCGTCCATCCCGAGGTGCCGCACACCCACGACTTCCAGGTGTGGCTGCCGTACGACGCGGAGACCCTCGCACAGTCGGCGATCCGCACGGCCGAGGAGACGGGGACCATGCTGTTCGCCAACGGCTGGGATCAGCGGGGCCCCGGCCTGGCGCTCACCGAGGTGTACGTGCGGGCGGCCGGCCTGGAGTGGACCCCCGACGACGTGCGGACGGCGGCCGCGGAGTTCGTGAACCGGCTGACGGAGACGGTGCCGACGCCGGGGACGGCCGGAGGGTAG
- a CDS encoding AAA family ATPase, with the protein MLLWINGPFGGGKTHTAYEIHRRLPGSVVCDPEHAGFGLRRMLPPELREDFRELTSWRQGVVEVLDLVLTRHDGVVIAPMTVTDSGHFAETVGRLRELGHDVHHFALLAERETVLRRLRERGLGRLLRSVAGKNAGPHRESRAVQQLDHCLERLAGPEFAEHLWTDRTTVPKTADRIAVLAGLELRPHHEGPLRTRLRQARVGLRHIRFD; encoded by the coding sequence ATGCTGCTGTGGATCAACGGCCCTTTCGGGGGCGGTAAGACACACACCGCGTACGAGATACACCGTCGTCTCCCGGGCAGCGTCGTCTGCGACCCGGAGCACGCCGGTTTCGGGCTGCGCCGCATGCTGCCGCCCGAACTGCGGGAAGACTTCCGGGAGCTGACCTCCTGGCGGCAGGGCGTCGTCGAGGTCCTCGACCTCGTCCTCACCCGGCACGACGGCGTCGTGATCGCGCCGATGACGGTCACGGACTCCGGCCACTTCGCCGAGACGGTCGGCCGGCTGCGCGAACTCGGCCACGACGTCCACCACTTCGCCCTCCTCGCCGAACGGGAGACGGTGCTGAGGCGGCTGCGCGAACGCGGCCTCGGACGCCTGCTGCGCTCCGTCGCGGGAAAGAACGCGGGCCCGCACCGGGAGAGTCGGGCCGTGCAGCAGCTCGATCACTGTCTGGAGCGGCTCGCCGGACCGGAGTTCGCCGAGCATTTGTGGACGGACCGCACCACCGTGCCGAAGACGGCGGACCGCATCGCCGTACTGGCGGGGCTGGAGCTGCGCCCCCACCACGAGGGCCCGCTGCGCACCCGGCTGCGGCAGGCGCGCGTCGGGCTCCGGCACATCCGCTTCGACTGA
- a CDS encoding response regulator transcription factor, whose translation MAIRVMLVDDQVLLRTGFRMVLDAQPDMEVVAEAGDGVEALQVLRATAVDVVLMDVRMPKLDGVEATRRICADTDPPKVLILTTFDLDEYAFSGLKAGASGFMLKDVPPGELLAAIRAVHSGDAVVAPSTTRRLLNRFAPMLPTTAEQPRHKALERLTGREREVMVLVAQGLSNGEIAARLVLSEATVKTHVGRILTKLGLRDRVQVVVLAYETGLVRAGGNG comes from the coding sequence ATGGCGATCCGCGTGATGCTCGTCGACGACCAGGTGCTGCTGCGCACCGGGTTCCGGATGGTGCTCGACGCCCAACCGGACATGGAGGTCGTGGCGGAGGCGGGCGACGGTGTGGAGGCCCTCCAGGTGCTGCGCGCCACCGCCGTCGACGTGGTGCTCATGGACGTCCGGATGCCGAAGCTGGACGGGGTGGAGGCGACCCGCCGGATCTGCGCGGACACCGACCCGCCGAAGGTGCTGATCCTGACCACCTTCGACCTCGACGAGTACGCCTTCTCCGGGCTGAAGGCGGGCGCCTCCGGCTTCATGCTCAAGGACGTGCCCCCCGGCGAACTGCTCGCCGCGATCCGCGCGGTGCACAGCGGCGACGCCGTGGTCGCGCCGTCCACCACCCGCCGGCTCCTGAACCGCTTCGCCCCCATGCTGCCGACCACCGCCGAGCAGCCCCGGCACAAGGCGCTGGAGCGGCTCACCGGGCGGGAGCGGGAGGTCATGGTGCTGGTCGCGCAGGGCCTGTCCAACGGCGAGATCGCGGCCCGGCTGGTGCTGTCGGAGGCGACGGTGAAGACGCACGTGGGCCGCATCCTGACCAAGCTGGGGCTGCGGGACCGGGTGCAGGTGGTGGTCCTCGCCTACGAGACGGGACTGGTACGGGCCGGCGGAAACGGCTGA
- a CDS encoding sensor histidine kinase, with product MQRFYDFLRRHPTGVDGFWAVVLFGISLFSGAPVEEGHGTPPTALAVTVTLLLSLVVALRRRMPERMLVLAVVLGVLQVILNVATVPADFALLVIVYTVATVGARWASRLALVAGLCAAPVAQARWPFEDVSVAGNIAMVIFQTVPFALAWVLGDSMRTRRAYFAQLEERAARLEKEREAQAKVAVAAERARIARELHDVVAHNVSVMVVQADGAAYVLDAAPDQAKKALETISSTGRQALAEMRRLLGVLRTGEHEEAGEYVPQPDAQQIEDLVEQCREAGLPVDFKIEGTPRPLPSGVELTAYRIVQEALTNTRKHGGPDTGASVRLVYFDDGLGLLVEDDGKGAPHELYEEGGFDGQGHGLIGMRERVGMVGGTLDAGPRPGGGFRISVLLPLKPGP from the coding sequence GTGCAGCGCTTCTATGATTTTCTCCGCAGACACCCGACAGGGGTGGACGGCTTCTGGGCCGTGGTCCTGTTCGGGATTTCGTTGTTCAGCGGAGCACCCGTCGAGGAGGGCCACGGGACCCCGCCGACGGCCCTGGCCGTGACGGTCACGCTGCTGCTGTCGCTGGTCGTCGCGCTGCGCCGCCGGATGCCGGAGCGGATGCTGGTCCTGGCCGTCGTGCTGGGCGTGCTCCAGGTGATCCTGAACGTGGCGACGGTGCCCGCCGACTTCGCCCTGCTGGTGATCGTCTACACGGTCGCCACCGTCGGCGCCCGCTGGGCCTCCCGGCTGGCGCTGGTCGCCGGCCTGTGCGCGGCTCCCGTGGCGCAGGCGCGCTGGCCGTTCGAGGACGTGAGCGTGGCGGGCAACATCGCCATGGTGATCTTCCAGACCGTGCCCTTCGCCCTCGCCTGGGTGCTCGGCGACTCCATGCGCACCCGGCGTGCCTACTTCGCCCAACTGGAGGAGCGCGCCGCCCGGCTGGAGAAGGAGCGCGAGGCGCAGGCCAAGGTCGCGGTCGCCGCCGAACGCGCCCGCATAGCCCGTGAACTGCACGACGTCGTCGCCCACAACGTGTCGGTGATGGTGGTCCAGGCCGACGGCGCCGCCTACGTCCTCGACGCCGCGCCCGACCAGGCGAAGAAGGCCCTGGAGACCATCTCCTCCACCGGCCGCCAGGCCCTCGCCGAGATGCGCCGCCTGCTCGGCGTGCTGCGCACCGGCGAGCACGAGGAGGCCGGCGAGTACGTGCCGCAGCCCGACGCGCAGCAGATCGAGGACCTCGTCGAGCAGTGCCGGGAGGCCGGACTGCCGGTGGACTTCAAGATCGAGGGCACCCCGCGTCCGCTGCCCAGCGGTGTGGAACTCACCGCGTACCGCATCGTGCAGGAGGCGCTCACCAACACCCGCAAGCACGGCGGGCCCGACACGGGCGCCAGCGTGCGCCTGGTGTACTTCGACGACGGTCTCGGCCTGCTGGTGGAGGACGACGGCAAGGGCGCCCCGCACGAGCTGTACGAGGAGGGCGGGTTCGACGGCCAGGGCCACGGTCTGATCGGCATGCGCGAGCGGGTCGGTATGGTCGGCGGCACCCTGGACGCGGGTCCGCGGCCGGGCGGAGGATTCCGCATCAGTGTCCTGCTGCCGCTCAAACCCGGCCCCTGA
- a CDS encoding SAM-dependent methyltransferase encodes MTAVTEGGWRGWGAAARAALYGPDGFYRRPEGPAGHFRTSVHASPLFAGAVARLLCRVDEVLGRPAVLDFVDMGAGRGELVTGVLAALPAGVAARVRAYAVELAGRPGGLDRGIEWRTEPPEGITGLLFANEWLDNVPLEVAEVDPAGALRRVLVRKDGTERLGAPVTGPEAEWLARWWPLPGGEGLRAEIGLPRDLAWAAAVGTLERGLAVAVDYAHSADARPPFGTLTGFREGRETTPVPDGSCDITAHVALDSCAAACALPGARLLPQRAALRSLGLTGARPPLTLASADPAGYVRALAGASQAAELTATGGLGDFGWLLQPVGIPDVLAD; translated from the coding sequence GTGACGGCGGTGACGGAAGGCGGCTGGCGCGGTTGGGGAGCGGCGGCCCGGGCCGCCCTGTACGGGCCGGACGGCTTCTACCGTCGGCCGGAGGGCCCCGCCGGGCACTTCCGTACGTCGGTGCACGCCTCACCGCTGTTCGCCGGGGCCGTGGCACGGCTGCTGTGCCGGGTCGACGAGGTGCTGGGCCGGCCCGCGGTGCTCGACTTCGTGGACATGGGGGCGGGCCGGGGCGAACTGGTCACGGGCGTCCTCGCCGCGCTGCCCGCCGGGGTGGCGGCGCGCGTGCGGGCGTACGCCGTCGAACTCGCCGGCCGTCCCGGCGGACTCGACCGCGGCATCGAGTGGCGGACCGAGCCCCCGGAAGGGATCACCGGGCTGCTGTTCGCCAACGAGTGGCTGGACAACGTGCCCCTGGAGGTCGCCGAGGTGGACCCGGCGGGCGCCTTGCGCCGGGTGCTGGTGCGGAAGGACGGCACGGAACGGCTCGGGGCGCCGGTCACCGGTCCGGAGGCCGAGTGGCTGGCCCGCTGGTGGCCGCTGCCGGGCGGGGAGGGGCTGCGGGCGGAGATCGGGCTGCCCCGGGACCTGGCGTGGGCGGCGGCGGTCGGGACGCTCGAGCGGGGGCTCGCCGTCGCCGTGGACTACGCGCACTCGGCGGACGCGCGCCCGCCGTTCGGGACCCTCACGGGCTTCCGGGAGGGGCGGGAGACGACGCCCGTGCCGGACGGGTCGTGCGACATCACCGCGCACGTCGCCCTCGACTCCTGCGCGGCGGCCTGCGCGCTCCCCGGTGCCCGCCTGCTCCCTCAGCGGGCGGCCCTGCGCTCCCTGGGCCTCACCGGCGCGCGCCCCCCGCTCACGCTGGCGTCCGCCGACCCCGCCGGCTACGTGCGCGCCCTCGCGGGCGCCTCCCAGGCCGCCGAACTCACCGCGACGGGCGGACTCGGCGACTTCGGGTGGCTGCTGCAGCCCGTGGGCATCCCGGACGTCCTCGCGGACTGA